A portion of the Babylonia areolata isolate BAREFJ2019XMU chromosome 4, ASM4173473v1, whole genome shotgun sequence genome contains these proteins:
- the LOC143281193 gene encoding basal body-orientation factor 1-like isoform X1 — protein sequence MLKWKKGGKKSKKQESVTAMAAANSQMWEARLDISERAKQDYRESAKKLMLENDALQSQMLATERDTIDVITFLKKQDREKDGQLEHFQNQIRELRKEQRQEKEALVEDFSKQINDLEEKLGEKVREVELMQSELKTVKEFRRKRGLMQKELDEIKESMHNANRDHKATLARLEQKFFEEKMRLQQEANQKIAELAEKAHTEAIANLDETTKAVYKENMRLSESLTFHMKEGDELKKEREHLTEQNKHLMGEKEVNDMMVQEKVIQAKQQKEHIRELHDKVRMLEKTLSHIVREFETERQMITESARAESEAARKELAKLQRVIETKTKEMNKVKRLAKSILDQRTELERFFLESLELVKQEIAANQTQYRRDAQAAYQQKMLAAHSGKGDYPKIRTFTKAENSTNSVFKDIEAAERLCGVTGQVDIADLTWEQKERVLRFLFARMNGSPQSPSSPSASTTTLPKQAALPPITSQPAGARAKATDDDSSHTFLTQADLLAAEHPAVPNLAEVMATAALQAQES from the exons ATGTTGAAATG gaagaaggggggaaagaaatcCAAGAAGCAAGAGTCAGTTACAGCAATGGCTGCCGCCAATTCCCAAATGTGGGAGGCTCGTTTGGATATTTCTGAACGAGCCAAACAAGATTACCG GGAGAGCGCCAAGAAGCTGATGCTTGAGAATGACGCCCTGCAGAGCCAGATGCTGGCCACAGAGCGGGACACCATTGACGTCATCACCTTTCTGAAGAAGCAGGACCGTGAGAAGGACGGGCAGTTGGAGCACTTCCAAAACCAGATCCGCGAGCTGCGCAAGGAGCAGCGGCAGGAGAAGGAGGCACTGGTGGAGGACTTCAGCAAGCAGATCAACGACCTGGAGGAGAAGCTCGGGGAGAAGGTGCGGGAGGTGGAGCTGATGCAGAGCGAGCTGAAGACGGTGAAAGAGTTCCGGCGCAAGCGGGGGCTGATGCAGAAGGAGCTGGACGAg ATCAAGGAGTCAATGCACAATGCCAACCGGGACCACAAGGCAACACTGGCGCGCCTGGAACAGAAGTTCTTTGAGGAAAAG ATGCGCCTGCAACAAGAAGCCAACCAGAAGATAGCTGAGCTGGCTGAGAAGGCACACACTGAAGCCATTGC CAACCTTGATGAGACAACCAAGGCTGTGTACAAGGAGAACATGCGACTGTCGGAGTCCTTGACCTTCCACATGAAGGAGGGGGACGAGCTGAAGAAGGAGCGAGAGCACCTGACGGAGCAGAACAAGCACctgatgggggagaaggaggtcAACGACATGATGGTGCAGGAAAAGGTCATCCAGGCCAAACAGCAGAAGGAGCAcatcagagag CTTCACGACAAAGTGCGCATGCTGGAGAAGACGCTGAGTCACATTGTCAGAGAGTTTGAGACGGAGCGACAGATGATCACGGAGAGTGCCCGGGCGGAGAGCGAGGCAGCACGGAAAGAGCTGGCCAAGCTGCAGCGGGTGATAGAGACCAAGACCAAGGAGATGAACAAGGTCAAGCGCCTGGCCAAAAGCATCCTTGACCAGCGCACGGAGCTGGAGCGCTTTTTCCTGGAGTCGCTGGAGCTGGTCAAGCAGGAGATTGCGGCCAACCA AACCCAGTACCGGCGCGACGCCCAGGCTGCCTACCAGCAGAAGATGTTGGCTGCCCACTCTGGCAAGGGGGACTATCCCAAGATCCGAACCTTCACCAAGGCGGAAAACAGCACCAACAGCGTTTTTAAGGACATAGAGGCTGCTGAACGATT GTGTGGCGTGACGGGGCAGGTGGACATCGCTGACCTGACCTGGGAGCAGAAGGAGCGCGTGCTGCGATTCCTCTTCGCCCGCATGAATGGcagcccccagtccccctccagcccctccgcctcaaccaccaccctccccaagcAGGCGGCGCTGCCCCCCATCACCTCCCAGCCTGCTGGCgccag agCCAAAGCCACTGATGACGACAGTAGTCACACCTTCCTGACCCAGGCTGACCTGTTGGCAGCGGAACACCCGGCCGTCCCCAACCTGGCGGAGGTCATGGCAACAGCAGCTCTGCAGGCCCAGGAATCCTAA
- the LOC143281193 gene encoding basal body-orientation factor 1-like isoform X3, giving the protein MAAANSQMWEARLDISERAKQDYRESAKKLMLENDALQSQMLATERDTIDVITFLKKQDREKDGQLEHFQNQIRELRKEQRQEKEALVEDFSKQINDLEEKLGEKVREVELMQSELKTVKEFRRKRGLMQKELDEIKESMHNANRDHKATLARLEQKFFEEKMRLQQEANQKIAELAEKAHTEAIANLDETTKAVYKENMRLSESLTFHMKEGDELKKEREHLTEQNKHLMGEKEVNDMMVQEKVIQAKQQKEHIRELHDKVRMLEKTLSHIVREFETERQMITESARAESEAARKELAKLQRVIETKTKEMNKVKRLAKSILDQRTELERFFLESLELVKQEIAANQTQYRRDAQAAYQQKMLAAHSGKGDYPKIRTFTKAENSTNSVFKDIEAAERLCGVTGQVDIADLTWEQKERVLRFLFARMNGSPQSPSSPSASTTTLPKQAALPPITSQPAGARAKATDDDSSHTFLTQADLLAAEHPAVPNLAEVMATAALQAQES; this is encoded by the exons ATGGCTGCCGCCAATTCCCAAATGTGGGAGGCTCGTTTGGATATTTCTGAACGAGCCAAACAAGATTACCG GGAGAGCGCCAAGAAGCTGATGCTTGAGAATGACGCCCTGCAGAGCCAGATGCTGGCCACAGAGCGGGACACCATTGACGTCATCACCTTTCTGAAGAAGCAGGACCGTGAGAAGGACGGGCAGTTGGAGCACTTCCAAAACCAGATCCGCGAGCTGCGCAAGGAGCAGCGGCAGGAGAAGGAGGCACTGGTGGAGGACTTCAGCAAGCAGATCAACGACCTGGAGGAGAAGCTCGGGGAGAAGGTGCGGGAGGTGGAGCTGATGCAGAGCGAGCTGAAGACGGTGAAAGAGTTCCGGCGCAAGCGGGGGCTGATGCAGAAGGAGCTGGACGAg ATCAAGGAGTCAATGCACAATGCCAACCGGGACCACAAGGCAACACTGGCGCGCCTGGAACAGAAGTTCTTTGAGGAAAAG ATGCGCCTGCAACAAGAAGCCAACCAGAAGATAGCTGAGCTGGCTGAGAAGGCACACACTGAAGCCATTGC CAACCTTGATGAGACAACCAAGGCTGTGTACAAGGAGAACATGCGACTGTCGGAGTCCTTGACCTTCCACATGAAGGAGGGGGACGAGCTGAAGAAGGAGCGAGAGCACCTGACGGAGCAGAACAAGCACctgatgggggagaaggaggtcAACGACATGATGGTGCAGGAAAAGGTCATCCAGGCCAAACAGCAGAAGGAGCAcatcagagag CTTCACGACAAAGTGCGCATGCTGGAGAAGACGCTGAGTCACATTGTCAGAGAGTTTGAGACGGAGCGACAGATGATCACGGAGAGTGCCCGGGCGGAGAGCGAGGCAGCACGGAAAGAGCTGGCCAAGCTGCAGCGGGTGATAGAGACCAAGACCAAGGAGATGAACAAGGTCAAGCGCCTGGCCAAAAGCATCCTTGACCAGCGCACGGAGCTGGAGCGCTTTTTCCTGGAGTCGCTGGAGCTGGTCAAGCAGGAGATTGCGGCCAACCA AACCCAGTACCGGCGCGACGCCCAGGCTGCCTACCAGCAGAAGATGTTGGCTGCCCACTCTGGCAAGGGGGACTATCCCAAGATCCGAACCTTCACCAAGGCGGAAAACAGCACCAACAGCGTTTTTAAGGACATAGAGGCTGCTGAACGATT GTGTGGCGTGACGGGGCAGGTGGACATCGCTGACCTGACCTGGGAGCAGAAGGAGCGCGTGCTGCGATTCCTCTTCGCCCGCATGAATGGcagcccccagtccccctccagcccctccgcctcaaccaccaccctccccaagcAGGCGGCGCTGCCCCCCATCACCTCCCAGCCTGCTGGCgccag agCCAAAGCCACTGATGACGACAGTAGTCACACCTTCCTGACCCAGGCTGACCTGTTGGCAGCGGAACACCCGGCCGTCCCCAACCTGGCGGAGGTCATGGCAACAGCAGCTCTGCAGGCCCAGGAATCCTAA
- the LOC143281193 gene encoding basal body-orientation factor 1-like isoform X2, which produces MPKKGKKGKKGKKGKKGGKKSKKQESVTAMAAANSQMWEARLDISERAKQDYRESAKKLMLENDALQSQMLATERDTIDVITFLKKQDREKDGQLEHFQNQIRELRKEQRQEKEALVEDFSKQINDLEEKLGEKVREVELMQSELKTVKEFRRKRGLMQKELDEIKESMHNANRDHKATLARLEQKFFEEKMRLQQEANQKIAELAEKAHTEAIANLDETTKAVYKENMRLSESLTFHMKEGDELKKEREHLTEQNKHLMGEKEVNDMMVQEKVIQAKQQKEHIRELHDKVRMLEKTLSHIVREFETERQMITESARAESEAARKELAKLQRVIETKTKEMNKVKRLAKSILDQRTELERFFLESLELVKQEIAANQTQYRRDAQAAYQQKMLAAHSGKGDYPKIRTFTKAENSTNSVFKDIEAAERLCGVTGQVDIADLTWEQKERVLRFLFARMNGSPQSPSSPSASTTTLPKQAALPPITSQPAGARAKATDDDSSHTFLTQADLLAAEHPAVPNLAEVMATAALQAQES; this is translated from the exons ATGcctaagaaaggaaagaagggcaaaaaggggaagaaggg gaagaaggggggaaagaaatcCAAGAAGCAAGAGTCAGTTACAGCAATGGCTGCCGCCAATTCCCAAATGTGGGAGGCTCGTTTGGATATTTCTGAACGAGCCAAACAAGATTACCG GGAGAGCGCCAAGAAGCTGATGCTTGAGAATGACGCCCTGCAGAGCCAGATGCTGGCCACAGAGCGGGACACCATTGACGTCATCACCTTTCTGAAGAAGCAGGACCGTGAGAAGGACGGGCAGTTGGAGCACTTCCAAAACCAGATCCGCGAGCTGCGCAAGGAGCAGCGGCAGGAGAAGGAGGCACTGGTGGAGGACTTCAGCAAGCAGATCAACGACCTGGAGGAGAAGCTCGGGGAGAAGGTGCGGGAGGTGGAGCTGATGCAGAGCGAGCTGAAGACGGTGAAAGAGTTCCGGCGCAAGCGGGGGCTGATGCAGAAGGAGCTGGACGAg ATCAAGGAGTCAATGCACAATGCCAACCGGGACCACAAGGCAACACTGGCGCGCCTGGAACAGAAGTTCTTTGAGGAAAAG ATGCGCCTGCAACAAGAAGCCAACCAGAAGATAGCTGAGCTGGCTGAGAAGGCACACACTGAAGCCATTGC CAACCTTGATGAGACAACCAAGGCTGTGTACAAGGAGAACATGCGACTGTCGGAGTCCTTGACCTTCCACATGAAGGAGGGGGACGAGCTGAAGAAGGAGCGAGAGCACCTGACGGAGCAGAACAAGCACctgatgggggagaaggaggtcAACGACATGATGGTGCAGGAAAAGGTCATCCAGGCCAAACAGCAGAAGGAGCAcatcagagag CTTCACGACAAAGTGCGCATGCTGGAGAAGACGCTGAGTCACATTGTCAGAGAGTTTGAGACGGAGCGACAGATGATCACGGAGAGTGCCCGGGCGGAGAGCGAGGCAGCACGGAAAGAGCTGGCCAAGCTGCAGCGGGTGATAGAGACCAAGACCAAGGAGATGAACAAGGTCAAGCGCCTGGCCAAAAGCATCCTTGACCAGCGCACGGAGCTGGAGCGCTTTTTCCTGGAGTCGCTGGAGCTGGTCAAGCAGGAGATTGCGGCCAACCA AACCCAGTACCGGCGCGACGCCCAGGCTGCCTACCAGCAGAAGATGTTGGCTGCCCACTCTGGCAAGGGGGACTATCCCAAGATCCGAACCTTCACCAAGGCGGAAAACAGCACCAACAGCGTTTTTAAGGACATAGAGGCTGCTGAACGATT GTGTGGCGTGACGGGGCAGGTGGACATCGCTGACCTGACCTGGGAGCAGAAGGAGCGCGTGCTGCGATTCCTCTTCGCCCGCATGAATGGcagcccccagtccccctccagcccctccgcctcaaccaccaccctccccaagcAGGCGGCGCTGCCCCCCATCACCTCCCAGCCTGCTGGCgccag agCCAAAGCCACTGATGACGACAGTAGTCACACCTTCCTGACCCAGGCTGACCTGTTGGCAGCGGAACACCCGGCCGTCCCCAACCTGGCGGAGGTCATGGCAACAGCAGCTCTGCAGGCCCAGGAATCCTAA